From the Phoenix dactylifera cultivar Barhee BC4 chromosome 10, palm_55x_up_171113_PBpolish2nd_filt_p, whole genome shotgun sequence genome, one window contains:
- the LOC103722557 gene encoding 6-phosphogluconate dehydrogenase, decarboxylating 1, chloroplastic-like, protein MEAAALSRIGLAGLAVMGQNLALNIAEKGFPISVYNRTASKVDETVGRASVEGGLPLTGHHSPRDFVLSISRPRSIIILVKAGAPVDQTVAALSQFMDPGDSIIDGGNEWYENTERRLREASARGLLYLGMGVSGGEDGARHGPSLMPGGHLKAYHNVQDVLARVAAQVDDGPCVTFVGEGGAGNFVKMVHNGIEYGDMQLISEAYDVLRTVGGLSNGELAEIFADWNDGELESFLIEITADIFRVPDEHGEGELVDKILDKTGMKGTGKWTVQQAAELSVAAPTIAASLDSRYLSGLKEEREAAARVLDQAGIGSEVSGPSLGRSINKKRLIDDVRQALYASKICSYAQGMNLLRAKSEEKGWNLNLGELARIWKGGCIIRARFLDRIKKAYERNRGLANLIVDPEFAREMVQRQGAWRRVVGLAIEAGISTPGMCSSLAYFDTYRRARLPANLVQAQRDYFGAHTYERIDHPGSFHTEWSKIAGQSKAGAGAFN, encoded by the coding sequence ATGGAGGCGGCGGCGCTGTCGCGGATCGGGCTCGCTGGACTGGCGGTGATGGGCCAAAACCTGGCCCTCAACATCGCGGAGAAGGGCTTCCCTATCTCCGTCTACAACCGCACCGCCTCCAAGGTCGATGAAACCGTCGGCCGCGCGTCGGTGGAGGGCGGCCTCCCCCTCACCGGCCACCACTCCCCCCGCGATTTCGTCCTTTCCATCTCCCGCCCCCGTTCCATCATCATCCTCGTCAAGGCCGGTGCCCCCGTTGACCAGACCGTCGCCGCCCTCTCCCAGTTCATGGACCCCGGCGACTCCATCATCGACGGCGGTAACGAGTGGTACGAGAACACCGAGCGCCGGCTCCGCGAGGCCTCCGCCCGCGGCCTCCTCTACCTCGGCATGGGCGTCTCCGGCGGCGAGGACGGCGCCCGCCACGGCCCCTCCCTCATGCCTGGCGGCCATCTCAAGGCCTATCACAACGTCCAGGACGTCCTCGCCCGTGTCGCCGCCCAGGTCGACGATGGCCCCTGCGTTACCTTCGTCGGCGAGGGCGGCGCCGGCAACTTCGTCAAGATGGTCCATAACGGCATCGAGTACGGTGACATGCAGCTAATCTCCGAGGCCTACGACGTCCTCCGCACCGTCGGGGGCCTCTCCAACGGCGAGCTTGCGGAGATCTTTGCCGACTGGAACGACGGGGAGCTCGAGAGCTTCCTCATCGAGATCACTGCCGACATCTTCAGGGTCCCCGACGAGCATGGGGAGGGCGAGCTGGTGGACAAGATCCTCGACAAGACCGGGATGAAGGGGACTGGGAAGTGGACGGTCCAGCAGGCGGCGGAGCTCTCCGTCGCCGCCCCCACGATCGCCGCCTCCCTCGACAGCCGGTACCTCAGCGGGctcaaggaggagagggaggctgcCGCAAGAGTTCTCGACCAGGCCGGAATAGGCAGCGAGGTCTCAGGGCCATCTCTGGGACGCTCGATCAACAAGAAGCGTCTCATTGACGATGTCCGCCAGGCTCTGTACGCCTCCAAGATCTGTAGCTATGCCCAAGGGATGAACTTGCTCCGGGCCAAGAGCGAGGAGAAGGGTTGGAACCTCAATCTCGGGGAGCTGGCAAGGATCTGGAAGGGGGGTTGCATCATTAGGGCGAGGTTTTTGGACAGGATTAAGAAGGCATATGAGAGGAACCGGGGGCTTGCGAACCTCATAGTCGACCCAGAGTTTGCAAGGGAGATGGTGCAGCGGCAGGGGGCATGGAGGAGGGTCGTGGGACTGGCAATTGAGGCCGGAATCAGCACTCCTGGGATGTGCTCCAGTCTGGCATACTTTGACACATACCGCCGGGCTAGGCTGCCTGCAAACTTGGTGCAAGCGCAGAGAGACTACTTTGGGGCTCACACCTATGAGCGCATCGACCACCCCGGTTCGTTCCACACTGAGTGGTCCAAGATTGCTGGGCAGAGCAAGGCTGGTGCAGGTGCCTTCAATTGA
- the LOC103722556 gene encoding RNA-binding protein PNO1-like, whose amino-acid sequence MASNEPLVAAMEVEARGAPSAAPAPTAARPKFEALKPHEMSDGKVQFRKVPVPPHRYAPLKRNWMEIYTPVYEQMKIDIRMNLKARRVELKTRSNTPDASNLQKCADFVHAFMLGFDIADAIALLRLDDLYVDSFEIKDVKTLRGEHLSRAIGRLSGKGGKTKFAIENSTRTRIVIADTKIHILGSFLNIKVARDSLSSLILGSPAGKVYSKLRAVTARLAEKY is encoded by the exons ATGGCATCCAACGAACCTCTGGTGGCCGCAATGGAGGTCGAGGCGAGAGGAGCTCCCTCCGCCGCGCCGGCTCCGACTGCCGCTCGCCCTAAGTTCGAGGCGTTGAAGCCCCACGAGATGTCGGACGGGAAGGTTCAGTTCCGGAAGGTGCCGGTCCCGCCCCACCGCTACGCGCCGCTGAAGAGGAACTGGATGGAAATCTACACCCCCGTCTACGAGCAGATGAAGATCGATATACGAATGAATCTTAAG GCTCGGAGAGTGGAACTCAAGACGCGATCAAATACACCAGATGCGAGTAACCTACAGAAATGTGCCGACTTTGTCCATGCATTCATGCTTGGATTTGATATTGCAGATGCCATTGCTCTACTGCGTCTGGATGATCTCTATGTGGACTCTTTCGAGATCAAGGATGTGAAGACGCTTCGTGGGGAGCACCTATCGCGAGCAATTGGTAGGCTTTCGGGGAAAGGGGGCAAGACAAAGTTTGCCATTGAAAATTCTACGAGGACCCGGATTGTGATTGCTGATACTAAGATCCACATCCTGGGGTCTTTCTTAAACATCAAGGTTGCGAGAGATTCACTTAGCAGTCTAATTTTAGGGTCTCCTGCTGGTAAAGTCTATTCAAAACTTAGAGCAGTCACTGCAAGATTGGCAGAAAAGTATTGA